Proteins encoded by one window of Bradyrhizobium sp. B097:
- a CDS encoding TadE/TadG family type IV pilus assembly protein has translation MPLPANSFARLIRRFRRNRSGVTAVEFALVAPLFFGLLFAIIEVAMIFFASQVLETATQDSSRFIMTGQAQGASYTQAQFKAYVCGRVTNALFDCNNGIYVDVRSYPSATGFSSVNITPISDPTQVKWCPGKDGDVVVVRLFYQWQLFVTQLGFNASNLPGGKRLLIATATFKNEPSGTAGTTCS, from the coding sequence ATGCCGCTGCCCGCCAATTCTTTTGCACGCCTCATCCGTCGCTTTCGCCGTAACCGTAGTGGTGTGACCGCGGTCGAATTTGCGCTGGTCGCGCCGCTGTTTTTCGGGCTGCTTTTTGCGATCATCGAAGTGGCAATGATCTTCTTTGCGAGCCAGGTGCTCGAGACGGCGACGCAGGATTCGTCTCGGTTCATCATGACCGGCCAGGCCCAGGGCGCGAGCTATACCCAAGCGCAGTTCAAGGCCTATGTCTGTGGCCGGGTCACCAATGCGCTGTTCGACTGCAACAACGGCATCTATGTCGACGTCCGCAGCTATCCGTCTGCGACAGGCTTCAGCAGCGTCAACATCACGCCGATCTCCGATCCCACCCAGGTGAAATGGTGTCCCGGCAAGGACGGCGACGTCGTGGTGGTCCGGCTGTTCTATCAATGGCAGCTGTTTGTCACCCAGCTCGGCTTCAACGCCTCGAATCTCCCCGGTGGCAAACGGCTCCTGATCGCGACCGCGACATTCAAGAACGAGCCGTCCGGAACCGCAGGGACCACATGCTCATGA
- a CDS encoding pilus assembly protein N-terminal domain-containing protein, whose protein sequence is MSFQSQRIRAATRIGFISMAAALLLGPALATAAPDPDRIAVNVDQAKLVRLPGGIATIVVGNPLIADVTLQNGGVVVVTGKGYGATNFIALDRTGQVVVDRQIQVEGPPSDQLVTVYRGIDRETYSCMPVCQRRITLGDGESYFKSTMDQAGTLSSQASGSGGAAKPQN, encoded by the coding sequence ATGTCGTTTCAGTCCCAGCGTATTCGCGCCGCCACGCGCATTGGTTTCATCTCGATGGCCGCAGCCTTGCTGCTGGGGCCCGCACTCGCAACGGCAGCGCCGGATCCCGACCGGATCGCGGTCAATGTCGATCAGGCCAAGCTCGTCAGGCTGCCGGGCGGCATTGCCACGATCGTGGTCGGCAATCCCCTGATCGCCGACGTTACCTTGCAGAATGGCGGGGTTGTTGTCGTGACCGGCAAGGGCTATGGCGCGACCAATTTCATCGCACTCGACCGCACCGGCCAGGTGGTGGTGGATCGCCAGATCCAGGTTGAAGGCCCTCCGAGCGACCAACTCGTCACCGTCTATCGCGGCATCGATCGCGAGACCTACAGCTGCATGCCGGTCTGTCAGCGCCGCATCACCCTCGGTGACGGCGAGTCCTATTTCAAGTCGACCATGGACCAGGCCGGTACGCTCAGCAGCCAGGCCTCCGGTTCGGGCGGCGCCGCGAAGCCGCAGAACTGA